The Rhodoferax ferrireducens T118 DNA segment TGCAGGCCGTCACGCGGGCCGACTTCGACCAATTTGACTCGTGTAGGGATGGACATGAAAACTCTCTGAAGTTGGAATCTGTTTATTCTTGACCTGACAGCACGTCATCGATAAAACGCTTGGACGCTGCCCTTCAACGTGATCATCAGCGGATTGCCCTTGCGATCGAGCGTCTTGCCTGCGGGAACCTTGATCCAGCCCTCGCTGATGCAGTACTCCGCCACATTCAAACGCTCCTTGTCATTCAATCGAATACCCACGTCATGCTCGAATACGGCAGCCACGTGATGGGGACTGCGCGGGTCGATGGACAGACGGTCGGGCAGGGGCGGAAATTGAGTGGCTTCGTTCATAAATATCTCTTTGTCAATTAAGGCGGATCTGGCCCGATTTTCCATGATTTGCCCATTACCTGGTCTGGATCAGATGCGCCAACAGCTCACGTGACCTGAATTGCAGTTTCAGCCACACCATCAGCAGCCGCTGCAGATTGGAGACAGTCAGATTTTCAAAAAGAAAACGTCCAATAAAAAAGTTCAGGGGAAATGACGCGAAGCATTGTTTTGACCTTAGGGGTTGGGAGGGACTCCTCCCGTTTTGTTGGGTCAACTGGCGCACTCAAATTTCCTCAATCACTTACGGGCCCCAACGGTAGCCTCTTGCCTCATGCAGCGTCCAGCTGCCGTTACCGGGCAGTTCCAGCACCCAATGGTGGTGCTTCACGATGGCCTGGTGATGGCTGACGCTGATCGGTGTGATGGACAGGACGGCCAGCTGGCCGTACAGGCGCTCCTCATTGCCCGCATCCAGCGCGCTGGTGGCCTCATCGAGCAGCAGGTAGCGGGGCTTGGCGAGCAAGGCCCGGGCAAAGACCAGCCGCTGCTGCTCGCCGACGGACAGCACCCGGGACCAATCCAGTTCTGCGCCCAGGCCGCCGAAGCGCTCCGCCAGCGTCGGCAAATTAACCTGCTCAAGCCACTGCAGCAGTTCTTCGTCCGAGATGTCGCGCTCGGTTTGCGGGTAGGTCAGCTGGCAGCGCAGGTCGCCCAGCGGCAAGTAGGGCTGTTGCGGCAGGAACAACATGTCCGATCCGGCCGGTCGCGTTACTTCGCCCGAGCCCGTGTTCCACAGCCCGGCAATGACCCGCAACATCGAACTTTTGCCCGTGCCGCTGGGCCCGACGACCAGCAGTCCTTCGCCCGGCTTGACGGCCAGCGTGAGTTCCTCAAGCAGCAGGTGCTCGCGGTTGGGGGTGAGCACCGTCAGACGCTCAAGGGCAAGATCAAAGCCATGCACGGTGTGAATCTGCGTGCCATCGTCGGCGGCGCTGGCGGGCTGGCCTGCCTCATCCCCCAAGGCTTCCGAGAAGGCATGCAGCCGGTCAACACCGGCGGAAAAGCGGCTAAGACCCTCGAAATGCTGAACAATCACCGTCAGTGCGCTCAGAATGGCAGCGAAGGCGCCAGCGGCCTGGATCGCCCGGCCGACCTCCAGCTTCCCGGAGAGGACCTCGTTCGCAATGATCACGGTGGGCAGTACGATGGTCAGGAAACTGTGGGCGTACTGGAAGAGGTTGAGCTTGAACTGCCAACGCAGCACTTGCTGGTAGTTGGCGTAGGCCGCCGCGAAAACACGCTGTAGCGCCGACATCTCGCGCGCCTCACCGTCGTGGAAGGCAATCGGCTCAGCGTGTTCGCGCACCCGCACCAGGCTGAAGCGAAAGTTTGCCTCACGCTGCAGTTGGCGAAAGTTCAAGCCGATGAGCCGTTTGCCAAATACTGCGCCCGTGAATACGGTGCTCAAGATTGCATAGCCGAGCAGGAAGTAAACCAGCCCCTGCGAGATGGTCCACAGCACGCTGGAGAAGGCGACCAAGTCGATCACCGAGCCCAGCGCGATCATGGAGAAGTAGAGCGACTGCTGGGTGAAGCTGTTGATGTCTTCGGCAATGCGCTGGTCGGGGTTGTCGATGCCGCTGGTGTTGAGCCGGTAATAGGCGCGCTGATGAAAATAGCGCGCCAGAAAGCTGTCGGTCAGCCAGCGGCGCCAGCGCAGCCCGAGCGTGTCGCGCACGTAGTAGTACAGGGCATAGATGGGCACCGCTGCCACGAGGATGGCCGTGTAGCGCCAGATCGAGGCCCAGAAGCGATCGGTGTCGCGCGCGGCCAGGGCCGAGGTGAATTCACCCGTTTCCTGGTTGAACAGCACGCTGAAGGCGGTCTGCCCCAGCAGCAGCAAGACCAGCAAGGCCAGCATGCCCCTGGCTGGCCAGCGTTCATCCGACAGCCAGTACGGACGCGCGATGGTGACAAAGCGTTGCCACAGGCGGGCGTTGAATCCGGGTGTTTCTTCGGTCGTCATGGCCATTTGAACTTCAGGTGCTTGCGGCCTCGCTGGAATTGATCAGGTACCGGGTGCCGGTAGCACAGTGACCGTCAACGACGATCACTTCGGGTTCAATCCGCACCAGCGCTTCGT contains these protein-coding regions:
- a CDS encoding DUF3297 family protein, which gives rise to MNEATQFPPLPDRLSIDPRSPHHVAAVFEHDVGIRLNDKERLNVAEYCISEGWIKVPAGKTLDRKGNPLMITLKGSVQAFYR
- a CDS encoding ABC transporter ATP-binding protein/permease, whose product is MTTEETPGFNARLWQRFVTIARPYWLSDERWPARGMLALLVLLLLGQTAFSVLFNQETGEFTSALAARDTDRFWASIWRYTAILVAAVPIYALYYYVRDTLGLRWRRWLTDSFLARYFHQRAYYRLNTSGIDNPDQRIAEDINSFTQQSLYFSMIALGSVIDLVAFSSVLWTISQGLVYFLLGYAILSTVFTGAVFGKRLIGLNFRQLQREANFRFSLVRVREHAEPIAFHDGEAREMSALQRVFAAAYANYQQVLRWQFKLNLFQYAHSFLTIVLPTVIIANEVLSGKLEVGRAIQAAGAFAAILSALTVIVQHFEGLSRFSAGVDRLHAFSEALGDEAGQPASAADDGTQIHTVHGFDLALERLTVLTPNREHLLLEELTLAVKPGEGLLVVGPSGTGKSSMLRVIAGLWNTGSGEVTRPAGSDMLFLPQQPYLPLGDLRCQLTYPQTERDISDEELLQWLEQVNLPTLAERFGGLGAELDWSRVLSVGEQQRLVFARALLAKPRYLLLDEATSALDAGNEERLYGQLAVLSITPISVSHHQAIVKHHHWVLELPGNGSWTLHEARGYRWGP